A window of Polaromonas hydrogenivorans contains these coding sequences:
- a CDS encoding DUF2252 domain-containing protein, giving the protein MKIGISLIFAGLAAISAGNALAASPRYDWVVSQMYSYNHPLAAQLPGELQTKMQKMSVSPFAFYRGTAHMFYSDMATRPASLYTNYSTSQTWLNGDMHLSNMGGFQDANGNFVYDTNDFDEGYWGQYTWDLRRMCASIMIAAKENGIASSDRQQLVRDFLDNYFNKISEFRGTDAELGYRLTTSNTSGAVKDTIQLSAGQTRSALLTKYTSLVNSVRVLQTTSELQAVPSATYSAIQSAVASYVNTIPSAKRYAASYYTVKSVRLKLGSGIGSLGRYRYYVLIEGPGTSQSDDVILQVKQEGASVVAAAVPGNFPASAYEYHEGERAVKSMKANLSNTDLLTGWTSIGGAPYLVREKSPYEADFDYTKLSSYGSFSTAVQYMGKVIAKNHASADKDYDATLNPYSIDKEIDDAVTNKKSEFKDEMVLFATDYAAQVELDYQSFKNAYTSGVPLY; this is encoded by the coding sequence GTGAAAATAGGTATTTCGTTAATATTTGCAGGCTTGGCGGCAATAAGTGCCGGGAATGCATTGGCAGCATCCCCTCGCTACGACTGGGTGGTCAGCCAGATGTACAGCTATAACCACCCGCTTGCAGCGCAATTGCCAGGCGAATTGCAAACCAAGATGCAGAAAATGAGTGTCTCGCCATTTGCCTTTTATCGGGGCACCGCGCACATGTTCTATTCGGATATGGCGACCAGGCCGGCTTCGCTCTACACCAATTATTCGACTTCGCAAACCTGGCTGAATGGCGACATGCATTTGAGCAATATGGGTGGTTTCCAGGATGCGAATGGAAATTTTGTTTACGATACCAATGATTTTGACGAAGGCTACTGGGGTCAATACACATGGGATTTGCGCCGGATGTGCGCAAGCATCATGATTGCAGCCAAGGAAAATGGCATTGCGAGTTCCGACAGACAGCAGCTGGTGCGAGATTTTCTCGACAACTACTTTAATAAAATCAGTGAATTCCGGGGCACCGATGCGGAACTGGGTTATCGCCTGACCACCAGCAATACCAGCGGCGCTGTCAAGGACACCATTCAGCTATCGGCTGGACAGACGCGCAGCGCCTTGCTGACAAAATACACATCGCTGGTCAACAGCGTGCGGGTATTGCAGACCACCAGCGAGTTGCAGGCAGTGCCAAGTGCAACCTACAGCGCCATTCAGTCCGCTGTCGCCAGTTATGTCAATACCATCCCCAGCGCCAAGCGTTATGCGGCCAGTTATTACACCGTCAAGAGCGTGCGCCTGAAGCTGGGCTCCGGCATTGGAAGCCTGGGACGTTATCGCTACTATGTCCTGATCGAAGGCCCTGGCACTTCCCAGAGCGACGACGTTATCCTGCAGGTGAAGCAAGAGGGTGCCAGTGTTGTGGCGGCTGCTGTTCCCGGCAATTTTCCTGCCTCGGCATATGAATACCATGAAGGCGAACGAGCGGTCAAGAGCATGAAGGCCAATCTGTCGAATACCGACCTGCTGACTGGATGGACCAGCATTGGTGGAGCGCCTTATCTGGTCCGGGAAAAGTCTCCCTATGAGGCTGATTTTGACTATACAAAATTAAGCTCATACGGCAGTTTCTCGACGGCGGTTCAATACATGGGGAAGGTCATCGCGAAAAACCACGCATCGGCAGATAAAGACTACGATGCCACGCTGAATCCCTACAGCATCGACAAGGAAATTGACGACGCCGTGACCAACAAAAAGTCAGAGTTCAAGGATGAAATGGTTCTGTTTGCGACTGATTATGCAGCGCAGGTTGAGCTGGATTATCAAAGCTTCAAGAACGCTTATACCAGCGGCGTGCCCTTGTATTGA
- a CDS encoding inorganic phosphate transporter produces MQTAQTALWVVALLVFMAIAFDFMNGFHDAANSIATVVSTGVLKPGHAVVFAAGFNLLALFIFHLSVAATVGKGIVQPGIVDTHVVFGALMGAIAWNIVTWIYGIPSSSSHALIGGIVGAVIAKSGPSALVAGGIAKTVAFIFISPLLGFLLGSLMMVAVSWICLRTTPSKVDRWFRRLQLVSAGAYSLGHGGNDAQKTIGIIWMLLIATGYTAAGDAAPPTWTIVVCYAAIAAGTMFGGWRIVKTMGQKITKLKPVGGFCAETGGAITLFLATMLGIPVSTTHTITGAIVGVGSTRRASAVRWGVAGTIVWAWIFTIPAAALVAAVAYWISLLLF; encoded by the coding sequence ATGCAAACTGCACAGACCGCCCTCTGGGTCGTGGCCCTGCTCGTCTTCATGGCCATCGCCTTTGACTTCATGAACGGCTTTCACGATGCCGCCAATTCGATTGCCACGGTGGTGTCCACCGGCGTGCTCAAGCCCGGCCATGCCGTGGTGTTTGCCGCCGGCTTCAACCTGCTGGCCCTGTTCATCTTTCACCTCAGCGTGGCCGCCACGGTCGGCAAGGGCATTGTCCAGCCCGGCATCGTCGATACGCACGTCGTGTTCGGCGCGCTGATGGGCGCCATTGCCTGGAACATCGTGACCTGGATCTACGGCATTCCCAGCAGCTCCTCGCATGCGCTGATCGGCGGCATCGTGGGCGCGGTGATCGCCAAGTCCGGCCCCAGCGCCCTGGTTGCGGGCGGCATCGCGAAAACCGTCGCCTTCATTTTCATCTCGCCGCTGCTGGGTTTTTTGCTCGGCTCGCTGATGATGGTGGCCGTGTCCTGGATCTGCCTGCGCACCACGCCGTCCAAGGTGGACCGCTGGTTTCGCCGCCTGCAGCTGGTTTCGGCCGGCGCCTACAGCCTGGGTCACGGCGGCAACGATGCCCAGAAAACCATCGGCATCATCTGGATGCTGCTGATCGCCACCGGCTACACCGCTGCGGGCGATGCGGCGCCGCCCACCTGGACGATTGTGGTTTGCTACGCGGCGATTGCCGCCGGCACCATGTTCGGCGGCTGGCGCATCGTCAAGACCATGGGCCAGAAGATCACCAAGCTCAAGCCGGTGGGCGGTTTCTGCGCGGAAACCGGCGGCGCCATCACGCTGTTCCTGGCGACCATGCTGGGCATTCCGGTCTCGACCACCCACACCATCACCGGCGCCATCGTCGGCGTAGGCTCCACCCGGCGGGCTTCGGCCGTGCGCTGGGGCGTGGCCGGCACCATCGTCTGGGCCTGGATTTTCACCATTCCGGCGGCGGCTTTGGTGGCGGCTGTGGCTTACTGGATCAGTTTGCTGCTGTTTTGA
- a CDS encoding DUF47 domain-containing protein, which yields MLFSKLLPREGNFFEMFDQHAGHIVQAAHAFSKMVANYSDVEQRNIHHKEVDDAERAADRVTHEVSRVLHKTFITPIDRDQIHQLINTLDDVADLIQDSAETMALYDVRHMTEDILRLTDLSVKCCERLKDAVGLIGKVRDAATAEATLKTCAEIDRLESDADHVMRSAMSRLFREEPDVRELIKLKAVYELLETITDKCEDAANLIEGIVLENS from the coding sequence ATGCTGTTCAGCAAGTTGTTGCCGCGCGAAGGCAATTTTTTCGAGATGTTCGACCAGCATGCCGGCCACATCGTGCAAGCCGCCCATGCCTTTTCCAAGATGGTTGCCAACTACAGCGATGTGGAGCAACGCAATATCCATCACAAGGAAGTCGATGACGCCGAGCGCGCCGCCGACCGCGTCACGCATGAAGTCAGCCGTGTGCTGCACAAGACCTTCATCACGCCGATTGACCGTGACCAGATCCACCAGCTGATCAACACGCTGGACGACGTGGCCGACCTGATCCAGGATTCGGCCGAAACCATGGCGCTGTACGACGTGCGCCACATGACCGAGGACATCCTGCGGCTGACCGACTTGAGCGTCAAGTGCTGCGAGCGGCTCAAGGACGCGGTGGGCCTGATTGGCAAGGTGCGCGATGCCGCGACCGCCGAAGCCACGCTCAAGACCTGCGCGGAAATCGACCGGCTCGAATCCGACGCCGACCACGTCATGCGTTCGGCCATGAGCCGGCTGTTTCGCGAGGAACCCGATGTGCGCGAACTCATCAAGCTCAAGGCGGTGTACGAACTGCTGGAAACCATCACCGACAAGTGCGAGGATGCGGCCAACCTGATCGAGGGCATCGTCCTCGAAAATTCCTGA
- a CDS encoding AEC family transporter, which translates to MNQLVVVSLLPVVLLIASGFMAGRAGWIRPVAIKDLSSLVFLLLTPALLFRTMSQVHVEQLDFKPVAAYFLAVIILFGATLLLQGFNRRAAVLALASTFSNTVMIGIALIGLMYGPAGLVTLLTLVSVHSLLLLTSATLVLELAVAREQKQGFADGLGGLAHTPHHPLATVLMAVRNALLHPVPLPIIAGLLFAQTGWAIPAVIDKPLELLANAFGPLALVLVGVMLAHTPVGRHWRPALALAGVKNLLHPLLVFGLCRLLGVGGLPMTVMVVAASLPIGANVFLFSQRYQVAEELITASVAVSTALALLSLTLVLLLVGPAA; encoded by the coding sequence ATGAATCAGCTTGTCGTTGTGTCCCTGCTGCCGGTGGTCTTGCTGATTGCTTCGGGTTTCATGGCGGGCCGCGCAGGCTGGATCAGGCCCGTGGCGATCAAGGACCTGTCCAGCCTGGTCTTTTTGCTGCTCACGCCGGCGCTGCTGTTTCGCACCATGAGCCAGGTGCATGTCGAGCAGCTCGACTTCAAGCCGGTGGCCGCGTATTTCCTGGCGGTCATCATCCTGTTTGGGGCTACCCTGCTGCTGCAGGGCTTCAACCGCCGCGCGGCCGTGCTGGCGCTGGCCAGCACCTTTTCCAACACGGTGATGATCGGCATCGCGCTGATCGGCCTGATGTACGGGCCTGCCGGGCTGGTCACGCTGCTGACGCTGGTGTCGGTGCATTCGCTGCTGCTGCTGACCAGTGCGACCCTGGTACTGGAACTGGCCGTTGCCCGCGAGCAAAAGCAGGGCTTCGCTGACGGACTCGGCGGGCTGGCGCACACGCCGCACCATCCGCTCGCCACGGTGCTGATGGCCGTCAGGAACGCCTTGCTGCATCCGGTGCCGCTGCCCATCATCGCCGGCTTGCTGTTCGCCCAGACCGGCTGGGCCATTCCTGCGGTCATCGACAAGCCGCTGGAGTTGCTGGCCAATGCCTTCGGCCCGCTGGCGCTGGTGCTGGTCGGCGTGATGCTGGCCCATACGCCGGTCGGCAGGCACTGGCGCCCGGCGCTGGCGCTGGCCGGCGTCAAGAACCTGCTGCATCCGCTGCTGGTGTTTGGCCTGTGCCGTCTGCTGGGCGTGGGCGGCCTGCCCATGACGGTGATGGTGGTGGCCGCAAGCCTGCCGATTGGCGCGAATGTGTTTTTGTTTTCGCAGCGCTACCAGGTGGCCGAAGAACTGATTACCGCCAGCGTGGCCGTGTCCACCGCGCTGGCCTTGCTGAGCCTGACCTTGGTGCTGCTGCTGGTCGGGCCGGCAGCCTGA
- a CDS encoding DUF3299 domain-containing protein, producing the protein MKHSFSSGRLSRLTAFGLGAACGLILASTGALAQAPSSPAAGGGPKSAVPAAPGLGVPMGQGAGVHGANSPFAPLSARADVVPWSVLTEVKVKAEKNRIIPVFSLKQLTLHQKTQRIQGFMMPLEPGATQRHFLLSSVPLTCAFCLPGGPESMVEVKSKTPVKYSMEPVVVEGRFLVLNDDAFGMYYRITDATSVK; encoded by the coding sequence ATGAAGCACTCTTTTTCCTCCGGGCGTTTGAGCCGCCTGACGGCGTTCGGCCTGGGCGCGGCGTGTGGCCTGATTCTGGCGAGTACCGGCGCGCTTGCGCAAGCGCCGTCCTCGCCGGCGGCGGGCGGCGGCCCGAAATCCGCAGTGCCCGCCGCGCCGGGCCTTGGCGTGCCGATGGGGCAGGGCGCCGGCGTGCATGGCGCCAACAGCCCTTTTGCGCCGCTCTCGGCCCGGGCCGATGTGGTGCCGTGGTCGGTACTCACCGAGGTCAAGGTCAAGGCTGAAAAAAACAGGATCATTCCGGTGTTCAGCCTCAAGCAGCTGACCCTGCACCAGAAAACCCAGCGCATCCAGGGTTTCATGATGCCGCTGGAGCCGGGCGCGACGCAGCGGCATTTTCTGCTGTCGTCGGTGCCGCTCACCTGCGCGTTCTGCCTGCCGGGCGGACCCGAAAGCATGGTCGAGGTCAAGAGCAAAACGCCGGTCAAGTACAGCATGGAGCCGGTGGTGGTCGAAGGCCGCTTCCTGGTCCTGAATGACGACGCCTTCGGCATGTACTACCGCATCACCGACGCGACCAGCGTCAAGTGA